CATTAATTACTGTGTAATGAAATAAGTTTGACGCGGCTTTTATTTTCTCCTGAAGCTGGAAATTGACCTCATCAATTGCACCTGATGTCTCGGCTATAACTCTATCAATCTCAAAAGATCCGCCAAAGATCTTTAGGGTTGCAATATGTGGTTCTCTATCTGCTATCTGTGCAGTATATTCAGTATTAATATCCCTGAATCCTGCTCTTGCCGGTGTCTTTAATCTTATATAACCATATGTCAGTGTTGAACCGCCAGTACCTGGTGATACTGCATCATCAAATGTCAAGCGATCTAACAATATTGAGTTTCTTCTAAACTCATCGATAACCTGTTGGTCTACTTTGTTGGCCATTCCTACTTTGGCCTGCTCAAGTGTTATAGGCATTATACATCAACCTCCTAAATTATTTTTGATAATATTGCTTTAAAGCATCTGCCAAATTATTAACTGCTGGCGGTGTTTTATCTTTTGGTCCATTACCTACACTGCCGCCTGTGCCATTAAGGTCAACTTCTTTAAATAGATATGGTTTGCTCTCTTTAAGAGCCTTTATTTGTTCTTCAAGTCCCAAAACTGTACCGTCATCTGCTATATTGATAGCATCTTGTTTTAAATGTGGAATTATGTCATTCACATCATTAGGATTAGCCTTTAAAACCTCCAATTTGATAGCGTTCATTTTTCTTGTGTTGTTGAGTTCATCTTCTTTTTCTGCTATTTGTTTTTTGAGTGTATCAATAGTTTTAGCCGCTTCCTCATTGTCCTTTATGACGTTTTGAAGCTCTCCTAATTTCTTATTTAAGTCTTCAACCTGCTGTTTGTATTGTTTCCTCTCATTATTTGCCTCATCAAATTTCTCCTTTGGTATCCAATTGCCGTCACTCACTATGGCAATTTTTGCTTTATCGCCTAATTTCTGCATTAATTGATTGTATAAATCTTCTCCGAGTAATTCTTTAAGATCCATCTTAATATCTCCTTTCCTACTAACCTTTTTAAACTG
The nucleotide sequence above comes from Thermoanaerobacterium sp. CMT5567-10. Encoded proteins:
- a CDS encoding phage scaffolding protein; its protein translation is MDLKELLGEDLYNQLMQKLGDKAKIAIVSDGNWIPKEKFDEANNERKQYKQQVEDLNKKLGELQNVIKDNEEAAKTIDTLKKQIAEKEDELNNTRKMNAIKLEVLKANPNDVNDIIPHLKQDAINIADDGTVLGLEEQIKALKESKPYLFKEVDLNGTGGSVGNGPKDKTPPAVNNLADALKQYYQK